In Halococcus salifodinae DSM 8989, one DNA window encodes the following:
- the ilvA gene encoding threonine ammonia-lyase, which translates to MSGSERAAEVVTLADIEAAHERIADVVHRTPLDTSRTFAGMSGAGSVGLKLETMQRTGSFKIRGAYNRLSQLSMAERANGVVASSAGNHAQGVALAGQLLDIDTTIVVPEITPAAKIDATRGYGAEVIVEGDCYEQSYEHALDIADEENREFVHPFNDGAIIAGQGTVGLELREQFPDLDTVLVAIGGGGLISGIATALKAHDPEIRVIGVQPEGAAHAKPSLERGEIHRLSTVDTVAEGIADARLLEKTFAVVRERVDDVVSVSDDELSAAVALIAERAKIVVEAAGAAPVAALLADEIDVEDESVAALLSGGNVNPSEHAELVRTGLMERSRYATVRLEIHNWPADIAAVVDAIEEHGAELDELARARRTHEDKPNRTPVELAVAGSGRDHLEAVVGRLDDIEESTVRYCSLAE; encoded by the coding sequence ATGAGCGGGTCTGAGCGCGCCGCCGAGGTCGTGACGCTTGCCGACATCGAGGCGGCCCACGAGCGCATCGCCGACGTCGTCCACCGCACGCCGCTCGACACCTCGCGGACGTTTGCGGGGATGAGCGGCGCTGGATCGGTCGGCCTCAAACTGGAGACGATGCAGCGCACCGGCTCGTTCAAGATCCGTGGGGCGTACAACCGTCTCTCACAGCTCTCGATGGCCGAGCGAGCGAACGGCGTCGTCGCGTCGAGCGCGGGCAATCACGCCCAAGGCGTGGCGCTCGCCGGACAACTGCTCGACATCGACACCACCATTGTCGTCCCGGAGATAACGCCTGCGGCGAAAATCGACGCGACGCGAGGCTATGGAGCGGAGGTCATTGTCGAGGGCGACTGCTACGAACAATCGTACGAACACGCGCTCGATATCGCCGACGAGGAGAACAGGGAGTTCGTCCATCCCTTCAATGACGGGGCCATCATCGCCGGGCAGGGGACTGTCGGACTCGAACTCAGAGAGCAGTTTCCCGACCTCGATACGGTCCTCGTCGCCATCGGCGGCGGTGGCCTGATTTCGGGCATCGCAACCGCACTCAAGGCGCACGACCCCGAAATCCGCGTCATCGGTGTGCAGCCCGAGGGCGCGGCCCACGCCAAGCCGTCGCTCGAACGGGGCGAGATCCACCGACTTTCGACGGTCGATACCGTTGCCGAAGGCATCGCCGACGCACGACTACTGGAGAAGACCTTCGCCGTCGTCCGTGAGCGCGTCGATGACGTGGTGTCGGTCTCCGACGACGAACTGAGCGCCGCGGTGGCGCTGATTGCCGAGCGCGCGAAAATCGTCGTCGAGGCCGCAGGCGCAGCCCCGGTTGCAGCGCTTCTCGCCGACGAAATCGATGTCGAGGACGAAAGCGTCGCCGCACTTCTCTCCGGCGGCAACGTAAATCCCAGTGAGCACGCCGAACTCGTCCGCACCGGGTTGATGGAACGCAGTCGATATGCGACCGTGCGCCTCGAAATCCACAACTGGCCGGCGGACATCGCCGCGGTCGTCGACGCAATCGAGGAGCACGGGGCCGAACTCGACGAACTGGCGCGCGCACGCCGCACCCACGAGGACAAGCCGAATCGCACGCCCGTCGAGCTCGCCGTCGCGGGCAGCGGTCGAGATCACCTCGAAGCGGTCGTCGGTAGACTCGACGACATCGAGGAGTCAACGGTACGTTACTGCTCCCTGGCTGAGTAG
- a CDS encoding NAD-dependent succinate-semialdehyde dehydrogenase — protein METINPATGEVVESYEEDSASDVGSALERAEDTFAEWREVPIREREQLIEAAGDVLRENEREYAELMTEEMGKPISQALAEVQKCQWLCDHYAKHTSEYLEAETHPSPPGTTVKTVYDPMGPVLAVMPWNFPFWQAMRFAVPYLAAGNVGLLKHASNVPGSALAIEEIFEEAGFPDGAFQTLLVGSEKIDDVLADERVRAATLTGSGPAGRAVASTAGENLKKTVLELGGSDPFVVLDDADIDAAAETGAWARNQNGGQSCIAAKRFIVHEDVYDDFLDRFVEECEALTVGDPMDEDTDIGPQAQSHLMEELHEQVEQSVDAGANVVIGGEPLDRDGPFYPPTILTDIPQGCPADTEELFGPVASVFSVADEDAAIETANDTQFGLGASIWTEDRDRGQCVARRIDAGCTYINQLTKSDPRVPFGGVKSSGYGRELSEAGIKEFVNRKTVWTE, from the coding sequence ATGGAGACGATCAACCCGGCCACCGGCGAAGTCGTCGAGTCCTACGAGGAGGACAGCGCGAGCGACGTCGGTAGCGCGCTTGAGCGTGCCGAGGACACCTTCGCGGAGTGGCGCGAGGTGCCCATCCGCGAGCGCGAACAGCTCATCGAAGCCGCTGGCGATGTGCTCCGAGAGAACGAGCGCGAGTACGCCGAGCTCATGACCGAAGAGATGGGAAAACCCATCTCACAGGCACTCGCCGAGGTGCAGAAATGCCAGTGGCTCTGTGACCACTACGCCAAACACACCAGTGAGTATCTCGAAGCCGAAACCCATCCGAGTCCGCCCGGCACCACCGTGAAAACCGTTTACGATCCGATGGGACCTGTACTGGCAGTGATGCCGTGGAACTTCCCGTTCTGGCAAGCGATGCGCTTTGCGGTTCCATACTTGGCTGCGGGCAACGTCGGCCTGCTCAAACACGCCTCAAACGTTCCCGGTAGTGCGCTGGCAATCGAAGAAATCTTCGAAGAAGCCGGATTCCCCGACGGCGCGTTCCAGACCTTGCTGGTCGGCTCGGAGAAGATCGACGATGTGCTCGCCGACGAACGGGTGCGTGCGGCGACGCTCACAGGAAGCGGTCCGGCCGGCCGCGCCGTCGCCTCCACGGCGGGGGAGAATCTCAAGAAAACAGTCCTCGAACTCGGAGGAAGCGATCCGTTCGTGGTGCTCGACGACGCCGACATCGACGCGGCCGCCGAGACCGGAGCGTGGGCGCGCAACCAAAACGGCGGCCAGTCCTGCATAGCCGCCAAACGCTTCATCGTCCACGAAGACGTCTATGACGACTTTCTCGACCGATTCGTCGAGGAGTGCGAAGCGCTCACCGTCGGCGATCCGATGGATGAGGATACCGACATCGGTCCGCAGGCCCAATCCCACCTGATGGAAGAACTCCACGAGCAAGTTGAGCAAAGTGTGGACGCTGGCGCAAACGTCGTCATCGGCGGCGAACCGCTCGACCGTGACGGGCCATTCTATCCACCGACCATCCTCACTGATATTCCACAGGGTTGTCCGGCTGACACAGAGGAACTGTTCGGACCGGTCGCGTCCGTGTTTTCGGTCGCGGACGAGGATGCGGCCATCGAGACAGCAAACGATACGCAGTTCGGACTCGGAGCGAGTATCTGGACTGAAGATCGCGATCGAGGTCAGTGTGTTGCTCGCCGTATCGATGCCGGCTGCACGTACATTAACCAGCTCACGAAATCCGACCCACGGGTTCCCTTCGGTGGGGTGAAAAGCTCTGGATACGGTCGTGAACTCTCAGAAGCCGGTATCAAGGAGTTTGTCAATCGTAAGACTGTGTGGACTGAGTAA
- a CDS encoding class-III pyridoxal-phosphate-dependent aminotransferase, protein MDRENAKPDATAIPGAAARRWVEHSREHAAPSEHSHDFVWDITREADGPFVTDVDGNVLLDFTCHIGAAPLGYNNEKILGKLRKFDLVDPLKIAGQDLYFGAGKDPADARFPSSSHLMATLAECSTQYGLDTVFLSNSGAEAVENAMKIAHNNRPAAKYGYSFSGSFHGRTLGTLSATNAKPVYTRHYPELAGIKTIPFCEKCDCAAETCSCGFFTGTGSVFRNTLAPEGGHIDPAEIAFVILEPIQGVGGYRFPSDAFMAEIGDVCETYDIPLIVDEIQSGVGRTGKMWASDHYPIEPDIIAAAKALRVGATVARHDMFPDEENRLGSTFGGGDILASMQGLFTLEAIDEYDLMANAVARGQQATATLPEHTTEKIVDVRGKGLMLAVEFDTGSRRDRVVKEALDRGMLTLGCGAKTLRLLPPLDVTEREIDLGTAILNDAIDAA, encoded by the coding sequence ATGGATCGAGAGAACGCGAAGCCAGATGCGACGGCGATTCCGGGGGCGGCGGCGCGTCGGTGGGTCGAACATAGTCGCGAACACGCCGCGCCCAGCGAACACTCACACGATTTCGTCTGGGACATCACTCGTGAGGCCGACGGGCCGTTCGTCACCGACGTCGATGGTAATGTCCTCCTCGATTTCACCTGTCACATCGGTGCCGCACCGCTCGGATACAACAACGAGAAGATACTCGGCAAGCTTCGAAAGTTCGACCTCGTGGATCCACTGAAAATCGCCGGACAGGACCTCTACTTCGGGGCGGGCAAAGACCCCGCGGACGCGCGTTTCCCTTCATCGAGCCATCTGATGGCAACACTCGCCGAGTGCTCCACTCAGTACGGACTTGATACCGTCTTTCTCTCGAATTCGGGCGCGGAAGCCGTCGAAAATGCGATGAAAATCGCGCACAATAATCGTCCGGCGGCCAAATACGGCTATAGCTTTTCGGGCAGCTTCCACGGGCGAACGCTCGGTACGCTTTCAGCGACAAACGCGAAGCCGGTGTACACGCGCCACTATCCTGAACTGGCCGGCATCAAGACGATTCCGTTCTGTGAGAAGTGTGACTGTGCGGCCGAGACCTGCAGCTGTGGCTTCTTTACGGGCACTGGCTCGGTGTTCCGGAACACGCTCGCGCCCGAGGGTGGTCACATCGACCCTGCGGAGATCGCGTTCGTGATTCTCGAACCGATTCAGGGTGTCGGGGGCTACCGTTTCCCGAGCGACGCCTTCATGGCGGAAATCGGTGACGTCTGTGAGACGTACGATATCCCGCTCATCGTCGACGAAATCCAGTCGGGCGTCGGGCGCACGGGAAAAATGTGGGCGTCAGATCACTACCCCATCGAACCCGACATCATCGCGGCGGCGAAGGCGCTCCGCGTCGGCGCGACGGTCGCACGACACGATATGTTTCCCGACGAAGAGAACCGTCTGGGGTCGACGTTCGGTGGTGGCGACATCCTCGCGTCGATGCAGGGACTGTTCACCCTCGAAGCCATCGACGAATACGACCTCATGGCCAACGCCGTCGCGCGCGGCCAGCAGGCCACGGCGACGCTGCCCGAGCACACCACCGAAAAAATCGTCGACGTGCGCGGGAAGGGCCTGATGCTTGCCGTCGAGTTCGACACCGGCTCGCGCCGGGATAGGGTCGTGAAAGAGGCGCTCGACCGTGGCATGTTGACGCTGGGCTGTGGCGCGAAAACCCTCCGTCTGCTGCCGCCGCTCGACGTCACCGAGCGTGAAATCGATCTCGGAACGGCGATCCTCAACGACGCTATCGACGCCGCCTGA